The following proteins are encoded in a genomic region of alpha proteobacterium U9-1i:
- a CDS encoding conjugative transfer protein TrbL has protein sequence MNTGSVNTFLDRFLGLADRGFGLIQGDVSFVLNALIVISVTLAGVMWALKGEAPIAPFFRKVLFVGLFAFLVNNWNFVAGAINQSGALMGLKAGGSGMTLAELHDPARVASFGKELFGRTMEMGDGMNILTDFLTLATILLAGVVILIAFFVLALQIFVQLIAFKLGSLAAFVALPWGVFSGTAWAAERPLGWVASSAIRLFLLAFVASVAISFVSQLPQTMTLANGGALDVLLFGLTILALSFLAPALAGEVMQGSPNLSAAQPIQAGMAVAGTVVGAAVTTKILMSNRNSSRSRTSGRSSGGRGGARPRPNYGAMRPRPQTPSSPKQKP, from the coding sequence ATGAACACCGGCAGCGTCAACACTTTCCTCGATCGCTTCCTCGGCTTGGCGGATCGCGGCTTTGGGCTCATTCAGGGCGACGTCTCGTTCGTCCTGAATGCGCTCATCGTTATTTCTGTGACGCTGGCTGGCGTGATGTGGGCGCTCAAAGGCGAAGCGCCGATCGCGCCCTTCTTCCGCAAAGTGCTGTTCGTCGGCTTGTTCGCCTTCCTCGTGAACAATTGGAATTTCGTCGCCGGCGCCATCAACCAATCCGGCGCGCTAATGGGCCTGAAGGCCGGCGGCTCCGGCATGACGCTTGCCGAACTGCACGATCCCGCGCGCGTCGCCTCGTTCGGCAAAGAATTGTTCGGCCGCACCATGGAGATGGGCGACGGCATGAACATTCTCACCGACTTTCTGACGCTTGCCACCATCCTGCTCGCCGGCGTGGTGATCCTGATCGCCTTCTTTGTGCTGGCGCTGCAGATCTTCGTGCAGCTGATCGCCTTCAAGCTGGGTTCGCTCGCTGCGTTCGTCGCCTTACCTTGGGGCGTCTTCTCAGGCACGGCTTGGGCTGCGGAGCGCCCGCTAGGCTGGGTCGCGAGCTCGGCGATCAGGCTTTTCTTGCTGGCGTTTGTGGCCAGCGTCGCCATCAGCTTCGTCTCCCAATTGCCGCAGACCATGACGCTCGCCAATGGCGGTGCGCTCGATGTGCTGTTGTTTGGGCTGACGATACTCGCCCTGTCCTTCCTCGCGCCAGCGCTCGCAGGCGAAGTGATGCAAGGCAGCCCAAACCTGTCGGCGGCGCAACCGATTCAGGCGGGGATGGCGGTCGCCGGCACGGTGGTGGGCGCGGCCGTCACTACGAAGATCCTCATGTCCAACCGCAATTCATCGCGCTCACGCACTAGCGGTCGTTCTTCGGGTGGACGCGGCGGCGCGCGGCCGCGCCCGAATTACGGCGCGATGCGCCCAAGACCACAGACACCATCAAGCCCGAAGCAGAAGCCATGA